The following coding sequences are from one Fimbriimonadaceae bacterium window:
- a CDS encoding MTAP family purine nucleoside phosphorylase, whose translation MLRADVGLIGGTGVGSRLAGLGGTPFLLPTPFGSARGRLVQWEGLTLALVSRHSAGHKLPPHAVNYRAMAHALRRLGVKGCLATAAVGSLKKEVGVGSMLACTDLVDLSGRNLTLFDLEVNHVDMGSCFPLASALAQDDVKVGGVYVNVNGPRYETPAEIVAMARLGDVVGMTAGSEAVAFREAGVPYGCLTIVSNLAAGLGGETLEHGHVTDVLESLGPRVVENLLSAARRVGT comes from the coding sequence GTGCTTCGCGCTGACGTCGGATTGATCGGGGGGACTGGCGTCGGTTCTCGTCTGGCCGGGCTGGGAGGCACCCCGTTCTTGTTGCCGACTCCCTTCGGGTCCGCCCGCGGCCGGTTGGTCCAGTGGGAGGGATTGACCCTGGCCTTGGTCAGCCGCCACTCGGCCGGGCACAAGCTGCCACCCCACGCCGTGAACTACCGGGCTATGGCGCACGCTCTCCGCCGGCTGGGGGTGAAGGGATGCCTGGCCACCGCCGCGGTCGGGTCGCTGAAGAAGGAGGTGGGCGTCGGCAGCATGCTCGCGTGCACGGACCTCGTCGACCTCTCCGGACGGAACCTCACCCTCTTTGACCTCGAGGTCAACCACGTGGACATGGGCTCATGCTTCCCCCTGGCCTCGGCACTCGCCCAAGACGATGTCAAAGTCGGCGGGGTCTACGTGAACGTCAACGGCCCCCGGTACGAGACGCCGGCCGAGATCGTCGCGATGGCCCGGCTGGGCGACGTCGTCGGCATGACCGCCGGATCGGAAGCGGTCGCCTTCCGCGAGGCCGGGGTGCCCTACGGCTGCCTCACCATTGTGAGCAACTTGGCCGCCGGGCTGGGCGGCGAAACCCTGGAGCACGGCCACGTCACCGACGTCCTGGAGTCGCTCGGCCCCCGCGTCGTCGAGAATCTGCTGTCTGCGGCGCGGCGAGTCGGCACATGA
- a CDS encoding DinB family protein, with translation MSDLAGLAPYLAMFDEYYFEVGEAFRGLADDKVWRRPDPSILSVGELAGHIAYWEAVRYAGGSEGQTWESQAATSRIESPLVRPHFRYYTTTVAGPLPAGLETMTAAQVHAELVRVHKESMESLAASGVGLDDPVPGWPADTTVRGFLSYSLFHISYHTGQMYTVRHLLGDETPDN, from the coding sequence ATGTCCGACCTGGCCGGTCTAGCCCCTTATCTGGCGATGTTCGACGAGTACTACTTTGAGGTAGGCGAAGCTTTCAGAGGGCTGGCCGACGACAAAGTGTGGAGACGCCCTGACCCGTCTATCCTCTCCGTCGGCGAGTTGGCCGGGCACATCGCCTATTGGGAAGCGGTGCGCTACGCCGGTGGCTCAGAGGGGCAGACGTGGGAATCGCAGGCCGCGACCAGCCGGATCGAAAGCCCCCTCGTCCGTCCCCACTTCCGCTACTACACGACCACCGTCGCCGGTCCCCTTCCGGCAGGCTTGGAGACGATGACCGCGGCACAAGTCCACGCCGAGTTGGTCCGCGTCCATAAGGAGTCGATGGAATCCCTGGCCGCCTCGGGCGTCGGCCTTGACGACCCGGTCCCCGGATGGCCCGCCGACACGACCGTCCGCGGGTTCCTGTCCTATTCCCTGTTCCACATCTCCTACCACACGGGCCAGATGTACACCGTGCGCCACCTCCTGGGCGACGAGACCCCTGACAACTAA
- a CDS encoding sigma-70 family RNA polymerase sigma factor encodes MPVAITIALPTMVGVRDQRQPMSLFARPRDFESSVRDELPVLYRVARRMGCTSEEAEDLVQTALVKAYQAWSRFDGRHLRSWLVRILRNERLMALRGAKPTTSLDEPEAGEVAEAPFWDKLAWKLEADQLLAELDRLPDIYRDTVHLCDVEQLSYEEAADVMDVPVGTVRSRLFRARALLRDRLNSTFGDPQEARS; translated from the coding sequence ATGCCAGTGGCGATTACAATCGCTTTGCCGACAATGGTGGGCGTCCGTGACCAGCGGCAACCAATGAGTCTGTTTGCCCGGCCCCGGGACTTCGAGTCCAGTGTGCGCGACGAGCTACCCGTGCTCTATCGCGTGGCGCGGCGCATGGGGTGCACGTCCGAAGAGGCGGAGGACTTGGTCCAGACCGCTCTGGTCAAGGCGTACCAAGCCTGGAGCCGCTTCGACGGCCGTCACCTCCGGAGTTGGCTGGTGCGCATCCTGCGCAATGAAAGGCTCATGGCCCTCCGTGGCGCCAAGCCGACGACGAGCCTGGACGAACCCGAGGCCGGTGAGGTTGCTGAAGCCCCGTTCTGGGACAAGCTCGCCTGGAAACTCGAGGCCGACCAACTCTTGGCCGAGCTTGACCGGCTGCCCGACATCTACCGCGACACCGTCCACCTATGCGACGTCGAGCAACTCTCCTACGAGGAGGCCGCCGACGTGATGGACGTGCCCGTCGGCACGGTGCGCTCGCGGCTGTTCCGCGCCCGTGCCCTGTTGCGCGACCGCCTCAACTCGACCTTTGGCGACCCCCAGGAGGCCCGGTCATGA
- a CDS encoding glycoside hydrolase family 15 protein, producing the protein MPRPVVLGNNRLTVAMDRRHSVRDLFYPEVGCPNHLSAHKVRLGVWVDGRFEWCDEGAWECHQAYRVGSLVAEARLHNSALELEVTIVETVHPHHDWWARRLTVRNLARWHREVRLFQTHDLRINETDIGDTAFYHPGLGAVVHYKDQVYISFGFQMDDGRAMDQWACGMKAFNGFLGTYKDAEDGHLSGKPVEQGSVDSTMGISLPIGPGDSVPLWVVTAAATEAPHIEREHRALVGSLDDDWFACRPVTVPATGLGGPVDRLCAQSLEIIEAHYAKEGGLVASLDSDIMQTNRATYGSVWFRDASVAAMQCLENGHTTCVQNLIAFGRDILGDQADRYKPYFLQKYLPSGSVAASWHPWTTEEGPEVPFQQDETALYVSMLAKGAKDDPAYVPLVKALAQFMLDHRADDGLPLPSWDLWEERRGVHFWTTATVVDALRDAAGYLAAHDRGFDPEELRAAADRMRSQASALFTSPVTGRLARMFVRRDGARATVDDTPDSSVLAGLLRPSFSQDLELLRDTVAWVEADLGVKSPVGGVARYAGDYYFRQSDDYPGNPWVISAMWVAQARARLGDLVQARNWLDWAVARAETTYVLAEQYHPETGEPLSVSPLPWSHVEVLETVRLCQVRSAGD; encoded by the coding sequence ATGCCGCGACCTGTCGTTCTCGGCAACAACCGGCTCACGGTGGCGATGGACCGCCGCCACTCCGTCCGCGACCTCTTCTATCCCGAAGTCGGTTGTCCCAACCACCTGTCGGCTCACAAGGTCCGGCTAGGCGTGTGGGTGGACGGGCGGTTCGAATGGTGTGACGAGGGGGCGTGGGAGTGCCACCAGGCCTACCGGGTCGGCTCGCTGGTCGCCGAGGCCCGGCTCCACAACTCCGCCTTGGAGTTGGAGGTGACCATCGTCGAGACGGTGCACCCGCACCACGACTGGTGGGCCCGCCGTCTGACCGTCCGCAACCTCGCCCGGTGGCACCGCGAGGTCCGGCTGTTTCAGACTCACGACCTGCGGATCAACGAGACCGACATCGGGGACACCGCCTTTTATCACCCTGGCCTTGGCGCGGTCGTCCACTACAAAGACCAGGTCTACATATCATTTGGATTCCAAATGGACGACGGCCGGGCGATGGACCAGTGGGCCTGCGGCATGAAGGCGTTCAACGGGTTCCTGGGAACCTACAAAGACGCCGAGGACGGTCATCTGAGCGGCAAGCCGGTCGAACAGGGCAGCGTTGACTCGACAATGGGGATCAGCCTTCCGATCGGCCCTGGTGATTCGGTACCCTTATGGGTTGTCACCGCCGCGGCCACCGAGGCGCCCCACATCGAGCGTGAGCACCGCGCCCTCGTCGGGTCGTTGGACGACGACTGGTTTGCCTGCCGACCGGTGACCGTCCCCGCGACTGGGTTGGGCGGACCCGTCGACCGCCTGTGCGCCCAGAGCCTGGAGATCATCGAGGCCCACTACGCCAAGGAGGGTGGGCTGGTGGCCAGCCTCGACAGCGACATCATGCAGACCAACCGGGCGACCTACGGGTCGGTATGGTTCCGCGACGCCAGCGTCGCGGCGATGCAGTGTCTGGAGAACGGCCACACCACGTGCGTCCAAAACTTGATCGCCTTTGGCCGCGACATCTTGGGGGACCAGGCCGACCGCTACAAGCCGTACTTTCTGCAGAAGTATCTGCCCAGCGGGAGCGTCGCAGCGAGTTGGCATCCCTGGACCACCGAGGAAGGCCCCGAGGTGCCGTTCCAACAAGACGAGACCGCGCTCTACGTCTCGATGTTGGCCAAGGGGGCCAAGGACGACCCTGCCTACGTGCCGCTCGTCAAGGCGTTGGCCCAGTTCATGCTCGACCACCGGGCCGACGACGGCTTACCGCTGCCCAGCTGGGACTTGTGGGAGGAGCGTCGGGGCGTCCATTTCTGGACCACCGCCACGGTGGTCGACGCCTTACGGGACGCGGCCGGCTACCTCGCCGCCCACGACCGCGGGTTCGACCCGGAGGAGTTGCGCGCCGCCGCCGACCGGATGCGCAGCCAGGCGTCCGCGCTCTTCACGAGCCCAGTGACCGGGCGTCTGGCCCGGATGTTTGTCCGTCGCGACGGCGCCAGGGCGACCGTGGACGACACCCCCGACTCCAGCGTCCTCGCCGGGCTCCTCAGACCCTCCTTTTCCCAAGACCTGGAGCTGCTGCGCGACACCGTCGCGTGGGTGGAAGCCGACCTCGGTGTGAAGTCGCCCGTCGGGGGCGTGGCGAGGTATGCCGGGGACTACTATTTTCGGCAGTCGGACGACTATCCGGGTAACCCGTGGGTCATCTCCGCGATGTGGGTGGCTCAGGCCCGGGCCCGGCTGGGAGACCTAGTCCAGGCGAGGAATTGGTTGGACTGGGCGGTTGCGAGGGCCGAGACGACCTACGTCCTGGCCGAGCAATATCACCCGGAGACAGGTGAGCCGCTCAGCGTGAGCCCGCTCCCATGGAGCCACGTCGAGGTACTCGAGACAGTGCGGCTGTGTCAGGTCCGTTCGGCCGGCGACTGA
- a CDS encoding glycoside hydrolase family 127 protein yields the protein MLAPHTRVRVTAPLVVAWQDALIHQGLSHQWRMCEETGRTENFRRVARGEKGGFAGRYYNDSDVYKLAEAAAYAHALTPEPHLKAILDEALGLVEGAQHADGYVGTFISLAHPDKRYLCLAAKHEMYCMGHLLEACCAAEEVLGGGRWQALGESVADHLVSTFGPGRRRGYGGHEEVEIGLARTARQFGRPGDLELSRWMTDQRGTRPSPFEDEINDPVSLAFAPTLPTIWCDAGKYDGSYAQDDKPLRDQTTAVGHAVRAMYQYCGAMDVYGGDDTGLSEALLRIWSSLTERRMYVTGGIGSSFANEGFTTDFDLPNRTAYAETCAGIGLCMWAARMGAAFGDGRFFDIFERSLFNGVLSGMDFAGTAYHYENPLESEGDHIRQPWFDCACCPPNIARFILSLGRYLVSWGGGTVSVDVPLAMEAQAEMSGVPVKVVVESEYPHKGSVVVRVHPQSPVYGTLRVRVPGTATTWSCPGHTHPAHGYLSWTKEWKDGDEVVLDLELRPEFLRCDPRVNANIGRVAVQRGPLVYCLEEKDLGARVQRFVVDESAGLTESSDADPRVGHRLHVHGAIDAADWHGPLYQAKARQMMPVTAALVPYATWGNRGQGSMQVWLAAGRA from the coding sequence GTGCTCGCTCCCCACACGCGCGTCCGTGTCACCGCGCCCCTTGTCGTCGCCTGGCAGGACGCCCTTATCCATCAGGGGTTGTCGCACCAGTGGCGCATGTGCGAGGAGACGGGCCGGACGGAAAACTTTCGCCGCGTCGCCCGGGGAGAGAAGGGCGGTTTCGCCGGCCGGTACTACAACGACAGCGACGTCTACAAGCTCGCCGAGGCGGCCGCTTACGCGCACGCCCTGACGCCGGAGCCACACCTCAAGGCCATCCTCGACGAGGCACTCGGCTTGGTCGAAGGGGCCCAGCATGCCGACGGTTACGTCGGCACGTTCATTTCTCTGGCCCACCCCGACAAGCGCTATCTCTGTCTGGCGGCGAAGCACGAGATGTATTGCATGGGGCACCTCTTGGAGGCCTGTTGCGCCGCGGAAGAAGTCCTCGGCGGCGGGCGGTGGCAGGCATTGGGCGAGAGTGTGGCCGACCACTTGGTGTCCACCTTCGGGCCGGGCCGACGGCGGGGGTACGGGGGGCACGAGGAAGTCGAGATCGGCCTGGCCCGCACGGCCAGGCAGTTCGGGAGGCCGGGCGACCTGGAACTGTCCCGGTGGATGACCGACCAGCGGGGGACACGCCCGAGCCCCTTTGAGGACGAGATCAACGACCCGGTTTCTCTCGCCTTTGCCCCGACGCTGCCCACCATCTGGTGCGACGCAGGGAAGTACGACGGCTCGTACGCCCAAGACGACAAGCCGCTACGGGACCAGACGACCGCGGTCGGCCATGCCGTCCGCGCCATGTACCAGTACTGTGGCGCGATGGACGTCTACGGCGGCGACGACACGGGGCTGAGCGAGGCGCTCCTCCGCATCTGGTCGTCCTTGACCGAGCGGCGGATGTATGTCACCGGCGGCATCGGCTCGAGCTTTGCCAACGAAGGCTTCACCACCGACTTCGACCTGCCGAACCGCACCGCATATGCCGAGACCTGCGCGGGGATCGGCCTGTGCATGTGGGCCGCCCGCATGGGGGCCGCCTTCGGTGACGGCAGGTTCTTCGACATCTTTGAGCGTTCCCTGTTCAACGGCGTCCTCTCGGGGATGGACTTTGCCGGCACGGCTTACCATTACGAAAACCCGCTGGAGTCCGAGGGGGACCACATCCGCCAGCCATGGTTCGATTGCGCGTGTTGCCCGCCGAACATCGCCCGGTTTATCCTCTCCCTCGGTCGATACTTGGTGTCGTGGGGAGGAGGGACCGTCTCGGTGGACGTGCCCCTCGCCATGGAGGCCCAGGCCGAGATGAGCGGGGTCCCCGTCAAAGTCGTCGTCGAGTCTGAATATCCCCACAAGGGAAGTGTCGTGGTCCGGGTGCACCCGCAGTCACCGGTCTACGGCACGCTCCGGGTGCGAGTGCCCGGGACAGCGACCACGTGGTCGTGCCCCGGGCACACCCATCCCGCCCACGGCTACCTTTCGTGGACAAAGGAGTGGAAGGACGGCGACGAGGTGGTCCTCGATTTGGAGCTTCGGCCGGAGTTCCTCCGGTGCGACCCGCGCGTCAATGCGAACATCGGCCGCGTCGCCGTCCAGCGCGGCCCGCTCGTGTACTGCCTGGAGGAAAAAGACCTCGGCGCCCGCGTCCAGCGGTTTGTCGTCGATGAGTCGGCCGGGTTGACGGAATCGTCCGACGCAGACCCCCGCGTGGGTCACCGCCTCCATGTCCACGGCGCCATCGACGCGGCGGACTGGCATGGCCCGCTCTACCAGGCCAAGGCACGGCAGATGATGCCGGTCACCGCCGCCCTCGTGCCCTACGCGACGTGGGGCAACCGAGGGCAGGGATCCATGCAGGTTTGGTTGGCGGCCGGGCGGGCCTGA
- a CDS encoding MBL fold metallo-hydrolase — MPQSIAFHGAAQTVTGSKHLITANGKKILVDCGLFQGSRELRQRNWQPFAFEPRDLDAVVLTHAHTDHIGLLPKLVREGFRGPVYATKSTLGLCKVSLPDSGRLQEEEANYHNRHQTSRHGHALPLYTEADAYEALKHIVPVHFYDFKDLPGGATFRYIPAGHILGSAFAEIYFDNGERILMGGDLGRYDRPILKDPTPVEHAEYLVVESTYGDRLHGQGDAKEKIAEILDRAWRDQSVVLVPSFAIGRTQEMLWYFNELHKEGRFPDMPVYVDSPMATATTLLYMEPGDDVDDDLHVDLTEGNSPFRRDIVQFVRDRNMSKSLNNAPGPFIVISGSGMLTGGRITHHLLAHVGDPSTIVLFTGYQAEGTLGRDLLEGAPTVRLFGHDVDVRASVEKLDMLSAHADYQEIMRWLSNFKTAPRRTFIVHGEPSAQLALQQRIKDQLGWETEIPAQGQSFAL; from the coding sequence ATGCCCCAGAGCATCGCCTTCCACGGCGCGGCACAGACCGTCACCGGTTCCAAGCACTTGATCACCGCGAACGGGAAGAAGATCCTTGTCGACTGTGGGCTGTTCCAGGGCAGCCGCGAACTCCGCCAACGGAACTGGCAACCTTTCGCCTTCGAGCCCCGTGACCTTGACGCCGTCGTCCTGACCCACGCCCACACCGACCATATCGGGCTCCTGCCCAAGCTGGTCCGCGAGGGGTTCCGCGGCCCGGTCTACGCCACAAAGTCGACGCTCGGCCTGTGCAAGGTCAGCCTTCCTGACAGCGGCAGGCTGCAAGAAGAAGAGGCCAACTACCATAACCGGCACCAGACCAGCCGCCATGGTCACGCCTTGCCGCTCTACACCGAGGCCGACGCCTACGAGGCGCTGAAGCACATCGTCCCGGTCCACTTCTACGACTTCAAAGACCTGCCCGGCGGTGCGACCTTCCGGTACATCCCCGCCGGACACATCCTAGGTTCGGCCTTCGCTGAGATCTACTTTGACAATGGCGAACGCATCTTGATGGGCGGCGACCTGGGGCGCTACGACCGTCCGATCCTGAAAGACCCCACGCCAGTCGAGCACGCCGAGTACCTGGTCGTCGAAAGCACTTACGGCGACCGGCTTCACGGGCAGGGTGACGCAAAGGAGAAGATCGCCGAGATACTGGACCGGGCCTGGCGTGACCAGAGCGTCGTCCTCGTGCCGTCGTTTGCGATCGGTCGGACCCAAGAGATGCTGTGGTATTTCAACGAGCTTCACAAGGAGGGCCGGTTCCCCGACATGCCGGTCTATGTGGACAGTCCGATGGCGACGGCCACGACGCTCCTCTACATGGAACCTGGGGACGACGTCGACGACGACCTGCACGTCGACCTGACCGAGGGCAACAGCCCGTTCCGCCGCGACATCGTGCAGTTCGTCCGGGACCGCAACATGAGCAAGTCGCTCAACAACGCCCCGGGGCCGTTCATTGTGATCAGCGGCAGCGGCATGCTGACCGGCGGGCGCATCACCCACCACCTTCTCGCCCATGTCGGCGACCCGTCCACGATCGTGCTCTTCACCGGCTATCAGGCCGAAGGCACGTTGGGGCGCGACCTGTTGGAAGGTGCGCCGACCGTCCGGCTCTTTGGACACGACGTCGATGTCAGGGCGTCGGTGGAAAAGCTGGACATGCTGTCCGCCCATGCCGACTATCAAGAGATAATGAGGTGGCTGTCGAACTTCAAAACGGCTCCCCGACGGACGTTCATCGTCCACGGGGAACCGTCGGCCCAACTGGCGCTCCAGCAGAGGATCAAAGACCAACTGGGCTGGGAGACGGAGATCCCGGCGCAGGGACAGTCCTTCGCACTCTGA
- a CDS encoding flagellar basal body-associated FliL family protein, translated as MSEEAADQPKKKGKLPVILVAVVVLAGGGYFMMGGKKKPTAPPAVMLGETKMDLGEFTAQLTDGHTYLKVQVVVQLKKDFKVEGEGEGHGGGKGGDPVMRNAVQMVLAETKPEDIATADGIATLKEKIAWKLNHEIELQEKAEKIAKGEAVPEEKSKKKKKKGEEEAAPEEEKFERTPLDEREHPEWQSDEGPVLMVFFPSFLPAKY; from the coding sequence ATGTCGGAAGAAGCAGCGGACCAGCCGAAGAAGAAAGGCAAATTGCCGGTGATCTTGGTAGCGGTGGTCGTCCTGGCGGGCGGCGGCTACTTTATGATGGGCGGCAAGAAGAAGCCGACGGCCCCCCCGGCGGTGATGCTCGGGGAGACCAAGATGGACCTCGGTGAGTTCACCGCGCAACTGACCGACGGACACACGTACCTCAAGGTGCAGGTCGTCGTCCAACTGAAGAAGGACTTCAAGGTCGAGGGTGAGGGCGAGGGACACGGCGGCGGGAAGGGGGGCGACCCGGTCATGCGGAACGCCGTCCAGATGGTCTTGGCCGAGACGAAGCCGGAAGACATCGCCACCGCCGACGGCATCGCGACCCTCAAGGAGAAGATCGCGTGGAAGCTGAACCACGAGATTGAACTGCAGGAGAAGGCGGAGAAGATCGCCAAGGGCGAGGCAGTACCCGAGGAAAAGTCCAAGAAGAAAAAGAAGAAGGGGGAGGAGGAAGCCGCCCCGGAGGAAGAGAAGTTCGAGCGGACACCCCTCGACGAACGCGAACATCCCGAATGGCAGTCCGACGAGGGGCCGGTCTTGATGGTGTTTTTCCCGAGTTTTCTACCCGCGAAATACTGA
- the rocD gene encoding ornithine--oxo-acid transaminase — MAASTGVSLWQAIKERGVHAAVAALTAEESVALTNQNGTHNYKPLPVNIARGDGAILWDSDGKEYIDCLGAYSAVSHGHLSPTVVRAIREQLELVTMTSRAYYTSEVALFLHAVAEFCELDMVCPMNSGAEAIETCIKLIRKWAYTVKGVPDDQAEIIVFQDNFHGRTTTIVGFSTEEGYKRHFGPFTPGFKVVPFGDIDALKAAITPNTAAVLGEPIQAEGGILIPPDGYLAEVRRLCTANNVLLCWDEIQCGLYRTGKKFSWMYEDAKPDIMAVGKALGGGVLPVSAAVGTKEVMEVFKPGDHGSTFGGNPLGSVVALAALAEMETSGFGERVTRLGKTAHDFLTAMPFKQVKEVRARGLLIGVEVDETVDIAALTDQLLANGLLTKQTRQRTYRLTPPLVITDDQLMEALRRFERSLAAVLD, encoded by the coding sequence ATGGCAGCGTCAACGGGCGTTTCGTTGTGGCAAGCGATCAAGGAGCGCGGCGTCCACGCTGCCGTCGCGGCCCTGACCGCCGAGGAATCGGTCGCCCTCACCAACCAAAACGGCACCCACAACTACAAACCCCTCCCCGTCAACATCGCCCGTGGTGACGGCGCCATCCTCTGGGACAGCGACGGCAAGGAGTACATCGACTGCCTGGGCGCGTATTCGGCCGTCAGCCACGGCCACCTCTCCCCCACCGTGGTCCGGGCCATCCGCGAGCAGCTTGAACTCGTGACGATGACCTCCCGCGCCTACTACACCAGTGAGGTCGCCCTGTTCCTTCACGCCGTCGCTGAGTTCTGCGAACTCGACATGGTCTGCCCGATGAACAGCGGCGCCGAGGCGATCGAGACGTGCATCAAGCTGATCCGTAAGTGGGCCTACACCGTCAAGGGTGTCCCCGACGACCAGGCCGAGATCATCGTGTTTCAGGACAACTTCCACGGCCGCACGACGACCATCGTCGGGTTCAGCACCGAGGAGGGCTACAAGCGCCACTTCGGGCCGTTCACCCCAGGGTTCAAGGTCGTCCCCTTTGGAGACATCGACGCCCTGAAGGCGGCGATCACCCCGAACACCGCCGCCGTCCTGGGAGAGCCGATCCAGGCCGAGGGAGGCATCCTCATCCCACCCGACGGCTACCTGGCCGAAGTCCGTCGCCTCTGCACCGCCAATAACGTCCTCCTTTGTTGGGACGAGATCCAGTGCGGCCTCTACCGAACCGGCAAGAAGTTCAGTTGGATGTACGAGGACGCCAAGCCAGACATCATGGCGGTGGGCAAGGCCCTGGGGGGCGGCGTCCTACCCGTCTCCGCCGCAGTCGGCACCAAGGAGGTCATGGAGGTCTTCAAACCGGGTGACCACGGCAGCACCTTCGGGGGCAACCCGTTGGGCTCGGTCGTCGCCCTGGCCGCACTGGCCGAGATGGAGACCTCGGGGTTTGGTGAGCGGGTGACCCGGCTCGGCAAGACCGCCCACGACTTCCTCACCGCGATGCCGTTCAAGCAGGTCAAGGAGGTCCGCGCCCGGGGCCTGCTGATCGGCGTCGAAGTCGACGAGACGGTGGACATCGCCGCCCTGACCGACCAGTTGCTGGCCAACGGCCTGCTGACCAAGCAGACCCGCCAGCGAACTTACCGGCTCACCCCGCCCCTCGTCATCACCGACGACCAACTGATGGAGGCCCTGCGCCGGTTCGAGCGGAGCCTGGCCGCGGTCCTGGACTGA